In a single window of the Necator americanus strain Aroian chromosome X, whole genome shotgun sequence genome:
- a CDS encoding hypothetical protein (NECATOR_CHRX.G25777.T1) gives MCSSEARASPRSDAHCPRPGNVASVRWLPARGRSRPKKLVRHRQQHPLRLATFNVRTITGRSREPANSLRKRHVDMCCVQETHCKGSKSRELGDGYKIIYHGTSNRNGVGITLNMTFRNSITAVDRLSDRLMAVKVDTGEVELRVVSAYAKQVGCSEEEKAYFWEDLEQYVQSLEGEEVLLIGGDFNGHVGSRKDGFESCHGGYGYGARNDDGLRILEYAVASDLIIANTQYRKRKSHLITYTSGGRETQIDFWMLRGRDRRLLQDSKVIPTDQVAAQHHLLFMDLKISHPRKRYKGLKHSASDGGN, from the coding sequence atgtgttcttcagaagctagggcgtcccccagaagcgacgcgcattgtcctcgcccgggcaatgtggcaagTGTGCGgtggctaccggctagaggacggagccggccaaagaagttagtgcGCCATCGCCAACAACATCCATTGCGCTTGGCAACATTTAACGTTAGGACgattactggaagaagtcgtgaaccggcaaacagtctcagaaaacgccatGTTGACATGTgctgtgtacaggagactcacTGCAAAGGCTCCAagtcaagggaattaggcgatggctacaagatCATCTACCACGgtacatcaaatcgcaatggcgttggtatcaCATTGAACATGACTTTTAGAAACAGcatcacagcggtggatcgactatcggaccgtctgatggctgtaaaagtagacacaggagaagtggaattgcgagtcgtctctgcgTATGCGAAACAggtgggctgtagtgaagaagagaaggcgtacttttgggaagatctagaacagtacgtccaatcgctggaaggcgaagaagtacttttaatcggaggagacttcaacggacatgtcggttcccggaaagacggattcgagagttgtcatggtggatacggctatggagctcgtaacgacgacgggttgcgaatcctggagtatgctgttgcaagtgatttgatcattgctaacacgcagtatcggaaaagaaaatcgcatttgatcacgtacaccagcggcggtcgtgaaacacaaatagatttctggatgttacgcggacgagatcgccgacttctgcaggattcaaaagtcatccctacagatcaagtcgctgcccaacaccatctgctctttatggacttgaaaatctcccacCCAAGGAAGAGATAtaaaggactgaaacacagcgcatcagaTGGTGGAAACTGA
- a CDS encoding hypothetical protein (NECATOR_CHRX.G25778.T1): MATDVFAEGTKSRFLGSKSAVVSKTFGAGNPKIARLPGAEYPHAKVVSLQNPIKGRGMDEQHITMRFALLALVGVALGVHHTLDQNLLKPRKEYIFRFEGDVHSGIPLPTESEISRIEALVHVQTPDDHNALLKLREIRFATGKDERKENFKNIEDLQIHEITKKHMELLELPVKFGYRDGMVSELQFHSNDETWSKNVKRSIINMLQLNLHKMGRTEEMNRMERYENVRENDNDYFTATERTIEGECEVAYTIIKKEHVTEVTKSVNFNKCTKRPITKYNFRHQTECRDCKETDFFEPNTVYTYELERDGIKSVEVRSVYTITVENQPVMKTEVRSRMNLEETKEIHREFEWSNGKKESLIYSNEMERNIERFYKEGDEVEVRPYEHVKDKFEEIRKLVDEIKEMKEETQETTHMLSRLVFMLRMCTVEELNMVHNKIYRNVDIRMKKMIEHCLSIAGTKNTITHLLHHMQKEEIETYRVVHILKSIQETPFPSPRIVEELIRFAETEFVRRSPVIRQTVWLTIGSVMRGVVGETKEEHIVKEERRDLKHKYLQIIMREYAKAETIYEKILYLKSLANAGIDLSVYELEKIILNKHEELPVRMEAIDALRLLRESMPRKIQSILMPVYKSRHEHPELRMAALVRIMHTLPRQPVIVQIISTMEREPNHHVAAFTYDLLNSFAKSTHTCYKKLAQEIRPLLSITRYVRGERMLTSTYKYMPMFTEDMLTGINMDFATIFGKNSVWPKELMMSLDSVFNGMWNKYLFQLGFSQQNIEKLVEKITDKLQRMEREESNTVVRGRRIRESLNILKEIAKKLNIRPRVTDHRTPHVMLYLRYKDMDYAVLPLDEKMIEELVEKYIREGRLERKELDRLFNREPEFHLHTFTYLYETIRRVPTTLGLPLIFKCKLPTVMSAEGEFTLEKITDGLRVRMNTQPALASTQVSEMRVWNPLYEQGVKIVRSVEARLPLDFVLEMTYNKEFELKYTMNIPTEEKTLLHVMTRPVVFFRFLSGEKNHFREARQRTVVIPQWERLHNEEEKVIVFSGMKAVLRGNWHKNWNMRNVLLEESDWELVMVPTRDTPRKIRFHLNTGRIEKFRMERPDFTNLFDKEFETETTDYERLEERERRETFHRRVRDIERAEGYRHRMNLKIETVESPVQHYGEVEFVTVCDEELRYCKMTVDGKRSPMNEERREWRFHTKMQLVLPHRPKTLKELKEQIHREVQGLVEMRWGAEEKNEMKIKIQLEQDKEQKRWLRLAEREHKGLTAYDLLLRASRLNQLKTVVEYELTPFYKNFFERVYNLFRGYTFWHYKMTRTNNEHNRIFLKINVDPVSRGLINVLLETPKERMELRDYVVPQLYLPTIAKRTLRDIRDEMVKERMCEVKSTKVRTFDDVIFRAPLTNCYSVIAKDCTEEPRFVVMLKKIRKDSDEKKLKIINEREEVITVEMVDEKLKVEVNNKKINREELERYNIEMMEEDMVRVKLEDVEVRFDGYTAKVYMGKRMIERQCGLCGHYDEEKDNEFLNPKKEYTEDIMEFHKSYLLNDECEIEKDFINEKKHYKVEEEYERKDDFFFDIFEEEEDNRKNRREKEEEMLERTHVMEFSHRVCFSLEPVRVCRKNEEMDEVVDKKSKKKTGKLRSCLPHLYYQIPVNH, encoded by the exons ATGGCTACCGATGTGTTTGCAGAGGGGACAAAGAGCCG aTTTCTTGGCTCAAAGTCCGCTGTTGTTTCGAAGACATTTGGAGCAGGGAATCCAAAAATAGCACGACTGCCTGGCGCCGAATATCCCCATGCCAAAGTCGTATCGCTACAGAA CCCAATAAAAGGGAGGGGGATGGATGAGCAGCACATCACAATGAGGTTTGCCCTCTTAGCCCTTGTTGGTGTGGCCCTCGGGGTCCACCACACCTTGGATCAGAACCTTTTGAAGCCGCGCAAGGAATACATCTTCCGCTTCGAAGGAGATGTCCACTCCGGCATCCCTCTTCCCACCGAGAGCGAGATCTCTCGCATCGAAGCACTCGTTCACGTTCAAACACCTGACGATCATAACGCTCTACTGAAACTGAGAGAGATCCGTTTTGCTACTGGAAAGGACGAGCGCAAGGAGAACTTCAAGAACATCGAAGATTTGCAGATCCACGAGATCACCAAGAAGCACATGGAGCTTCTGGAACTGCCAGTGAAATTCGGCTACAGAGACGGTATGGTCTCCGAGCTGCAATTCCACAGCAATGATGAGACGTGGTCCAAGAACGTGAAGCGCTCAATCATCAACATGCTCCAGTTGAACCTGCACAAGATGGGTCGCACCGAGGAGATGAACAGGATGGAGAGATACGAGAACGTGCGCGAGAACGACAACGACTACTTCACTGCCACCGAGAGAACGATCGAAGGTGAGTGTGAGGTAGCCTACACCATTATCAAGAAGGAGCACGTCACTGAAGTTACCAAGTCCGTCAACTTCAACAAGTGCACCAAGCGCCCGATCACCAAGTACAACTTCCGCCACCAGACGGAGTGCCGTGACTGCAAAGAGACTGATTTCTTCGAGCCGAACACCGTCTACACGTATGAGCTCGAGAGAGACGGAATCAAGAGCGTCGAGGTTCGCTCCGTCTACACCATCACCGTTGAGAATCAGCCAGTGATGAAGACTGAGGTGCGCTCTCGAATGAATCTCGAGGAGACAAAGGAAATCCATCGCGAGTTTGAATGGAGCAATGGCAAAAAGGAGTCGCTCATCTACTCCAACGAAATGGAGCGAAACATCGAACGATTCTACAAGGAGGGAGACGAAGTCGAAGTCCGCCCTTACGAACATGTTAAGGATAAGTTCGAAGAAATCCGTAAGCTTGTTGACGAGATCAAAGAGATGAAGGAGGAAACGCAGGAAACAACCCATATGCTTTCACGTCTAGTGTTCATGCTCCGTATGTGCACTGTCGAGGAGCTCAACATGGTGCACAACAAGATCTACAGGAACGTCGACATCCGCATGAAGAAGATGATCGAGCACTGCCTCTCGATTGCTGGAACCAAAAATACCATCACTCATCTGCTGCATCACATGCAAAAGGAGGAGATCGAAACCTACAGAGTTGTGCACATCCTGAAGTCCATCCAGGAAACTCCCTTCCCATCTCCTAGGATCGTCGAAGAGCTCATTCGCTTCGCCGAGACCGAATTTGTCAGACGTTCACCTGTCATTCGCCAGACTGTCTGGCTTACCATCGGATCCGTGATGCGTGGCGTCGTCGGCGAAACCAAGGAAGAGCATATTGTGAAGGAGGAAAGGCGTGACCTCAAGCACAAATACCTCCAGATTATCATGAGGGAGTACGCAAAGGCCGAGACTATCTACGAGAAGATCCTCTACCTGAAGTCCCTGGCCAATGCAGGAATCGACCTCTCAGTCTATGAGCTTGAGAAGATCATCCTGAACAAACACGAAGAGCTACCTGTCCGCATGGAGGCAATTGATGCTCTCCGTCTCCTCAGAGAGTCGATGCCACGAAAGATTCAGTCGATTCTTATGCCCGTCTACAAGAGCCGTCACGAGCATCCCGAGCTGAGAATGGCTGCCCTGGTCCGCATCATGCACACTCTGCCGCGCCAGCCAGTCATCGTCCAGATCATCTCCACGATGGAGCGTGAGCCGAACCATCATGTTGCCGCCTTCACCTACGACCTCCTCAACTCCTTCGCCAAGTCGACTCACACTTGCTACAAGAAGCTTGCCCAGGAGATTCGCCCACTTCTTAGCATCACCCGCTACGTACGTGGAGAGCGCATGCTCACCAGCACTTACAAGTACATGCCAATGTTCACTGAGGATATGCTGACCGGCATCAACATGGACTTCGCCACCATCTTCGGAAAGAACTCGGTCTGGCCAAAGGAGCTGATGATGTCTCTCGACAGCGTCTTCAACGGAATGTGGAACAAGTATCTCTTCCAGCTGGGATTCTCGCAGCAGAACATTGAGAAACTCGTCGAAAAGATCACTGACAAGCTCCAGAGAATGGAAAGGGAAGAATCTAACACCGTTGTTCGCGGACGCCGCATTCGTGAATCCCTGAACATCCTGAAGGAGATTGCCAAGAAGCTCAACATCCGCCCACGTGTCACTGATCACAGAACCCCCCATGTCATGCTCTACCTCCGCTACAAGGACATGGACTATGCCGTGCTTCCACTCGACGAGAAAATGATCGAGGAACTTGTGGAGAAATACATCAGAGAGGGAAGACTTGAGAGGAAGGAGCTTGACCGACTCTTCAACCGCGAACCTGAATTCCACCTACACACATTCACGTACCTCTATGAGACGATCAGGAGGGTCCCAACCACCCTTGGTCTTCCGCTCATTTTCAAGTGCAAGTTGCCAACTGTCATGTCCGCTGAAGGAGAATTCACGCTGGAGAAGATAACCGACGGACTCCGTGTTCGCATGAACACTCAGCCAGCCCTTGCCTCCACTCAAGTGAGTGAGATGAGAGTGTGGAACCCGCTCTACGAGCAAGGCGTTAAGATTGTCCGCTCCGTCGAAGCTCGTCTCCCACTCGATTTTGTCCTGGAAATGACCTACAACAAGGAATTCGAGCTCAAATATACCATGAACATCCCAACCGAAGAGAAGACTCTTCTACACGTGATGACTCGTCCAGTCGTCTTCTTCCGCTTCCTCAGCGGCGAGAAGAACCACTTCCGTGAGGCTAGGCAGAGGACCGTGGTCATTCCACAATGGGAGAGGCTCCACAACGAAGAGGAGAAGGTCATCGTGTTCTCTGGAATGAAGGCCGTCCTTCGCGGAAACTGGCACAAGAACTGGAACATGCGCAACGTACTTCTCGAAGAGTCCGACTGGGAGCTGGTAATGGTTCCAACACGTGATACTCCCAGAAAGATCCGCTTCCACCTGAACACTGGAAGAATCGAGAAGTTCCGCATGGAGAGACCAGACTTCACCAACCTTTTCGACAAGGAGTTTGAGACCGAAACCACCGACTACGAGAGACTTGAGGAGCGCGAACGTCGCGAGACCTTCCACAGAAGAGTTCGTGACATCGAGAGAGCCGAGGGATACAGACACCGCATGAACCTCAAGATTGAAACTGTAGAATCCCCAGTGCAGCACTACGGAGAGGTCGAATTCGTGACTGTTTGCGACGAGGAGCTCCGTTACTGCAAGATGACTGTTGATGGCAAACGCTCTCCCATGAATGAGGAACGCCGTGAGTGGAGATTCCACACTAAGATGCAGCTTGTTCTCCCTCACCGTCCCAAGACTCTCAAGGAACTGAAGGAGCAGATCCACCGCGAAGTTCAGGGACTCGTTGAGATGAGATGGGgagcagaagagaagaacgaAATGAAGATTAAGATTCAGTTGGAGCAGGACAAGGAGCAGAAGAGATGGCTGAGACTGGCCGAGAGGGAGCACAAAGGACTCACTGCCTACGATCTTCTTCTCAGGGCATCTCGTCTCAACCAGCTGAAGACTGTCGTTGAGTACGAACTCActccattctacaagaacttCTTCGAACGCGTCTACAACCTCTTCAGAGGATACACCTTCTGGCACTACAAGATGACAAGGACCAACAACGAACACAATCGCATCTTCCTCAAGATCAATGTTGATCCAGTCAGCCGTGGCCTTATCAACGTTCTTCTGGAAACCCCCAAGGAACGCATGGAGCTGCGCGACTACGTTGTTCCCCAACTCTACCTGCCCACAATTGCTAAGAGAACACTCCGTGACATCCGTGACGAGATGGTAAAGGAACGCATGTGTGAAGTGAAGAGCACTAAGGTCAGGACCTTCGACGACGTCATCTTCCGCGCACCGCTCACCAACTGCTACTCGGTGATCGCCAAGGACTGCACCGAGGAGCCTCGCTTCGTAGTGATGCTCAAGAAGATCAGGAAGGACTCTGACGAGAAG AAGCTGAAGATCATCAATGAGCGCGAAGAAGTCATCACTGTCGAAATGGTTGATGAGAAGCTGAAGGTTGAAGTCAACAACAAGAAGATCAACAGAGAGGAACTTGAAAGATACAA catTGAAATGATGGAGGAAGACATGGTCCGTGTGAAACTCGAGGACGTCGAAGTCCGCTTCGACGGATACACCGCCAAGGTCTACATGGGCAAACGTATGATTGAGAGACAGTGCGGCCTCTGCGGACACTACGATGAGGAG AAGGATAACGAGTTCCTCAACCCGAAGAAGGAGTACACCGAGGACATTATGGAGTTCCACAAGTCGTATCTCCTGAACGACGAG TGCGAAATTGAGAAAGATTTCATCAACGAGAAGAAACACTACAAAGTTGAGGAAGAGTATGAGCGAAAAGAcgacttcttcttcgacaTCTTTGAGGAGGAAGAAGACAACCGAAAGAACAGGAGAGAGAAGGAGGAAG AGATGCTTGAAAGGACCCATGTGATGGAGTTCTCCCACCGCGTATGCTTCTCACTTGAGCCCGTCCGTGTATGCCGCAAGAACGAGGAAATGGACGAGGTAGTTGACAAGAAG tcgaaaaaaaaaactggaaaacttAG ATCCTGCCTTCCTCATTTGTACTATCAGATCCCTGTCAATCATTAA
- a CDS encoding hypothetical protein (NECATOR_CHRX.G25778.T2), producing MDEQHITMRFALLALVGVALGVHHTLDQNLLKPRKEYIFRFEGDVHSGIPLPTESEISRIEALVHVQTPDDHNALLKLREIRFATGKDERKENFKNIEDLQIHEITKKHMELLELPVKFGYRDGMVSELQFHSNDETWSKNVKRSIINMLQLNLHKMGRTEEMNRMERYENVRENDNDYFTATERTIEGECEVAYTIIKKEHVTEVTKSVNFNKCTKRPITKYNFRHQTECRDCKETDFFEPNTVYTYELERDGIKSVEVRSVYTITVENQPVMKTEVRSRMNLEETKEIHREFEWSNGKKESLIYSNEMERNIERFYKEGDEVEVRPYEHVKDKFEEIRKLVDEIKEMKEETQETTHMLSRLVFMLRMCTVEELNMVHNKIYRNVDIRMKKMIEHCLSIAGTKNTITHLLHHMQKEEIETYRVVHILKSIQETPFPSPRIVEELIRFAETEFVRRSPVIRQTVWLTIGSVMRGVVGETKEEHIVKEERRDLKHKYLQIIMREYAKAETIYEKILYLKSLANAGIDLSVYELEKIILNKHEELPVRMEAIDALRLLRESMPRKIQSILMPVYKSRHEHPELRMAALVRIMHTLPRQPVIVQIISTMEREPNHHVAAFTYDLLNSFAKSTHTCYKKLAQEIRPLLSITRYVRGERMLTSTYKYMPMFTEDMLTGINMDFATIFGKNSVWPKELMMSLDSVFNGMWNKYLFQLGFSQQNIEKLVEKITDKLQRMEREESNTVVRGRRIRESLNILKEIAKKLNIRPRVTDHRTPHVMLYLRYKDMDYAVLPLDEKMIEELVEKYIREGRLERKELDRLFNREPEFHLHTFTYLYETIRRVPTTLGLPLIFKCKLPTVMSAEGEFTLEKITDGLRVRMNTQPALASTQVSEMRVWNPLYEQGVKIVRSVEARLPLDFVLEMTYNKEFELKYTMNIPTEEKTLLHVMTRPVVFFRFLSGEKNHFREARQRTVVIPQWERLHNEEEKVIVFSGMKAVLRGNWHKNWNMRNVLLEESDWELVMVPTRDTPRKIRFHLNTGRIEKFRMERPDFTNLFDKEFETETTDYERLEERERRETFHRRVRDIERAEGYRHRMNLKIETVESPVQHYGEVEFVTVCDEELRYCKMTVDGKRSPMNEERREWRFHTKMQLVLPHRPKTLKELKEQIHREVQGLVEMRWGAEEKNEMKIKIQLEQDKEQKRWLRLAEREHKGLTAYDLLLRASRLNQLKTVVEYELTPFYKNFFERVYNLFRGYTFWHYKMTRTNNEHNRIFLKINVDPVSRGLINVLLETPKERMELRDYVVPQLYLPTIAKRTLRDIRDEMVKERMCEVKSTKVRTFDDVIFRAPLTNCYSVIAKDCTEEPRFVVMLKKIRKDSDEKKLKIINEREEVITVEMVDEKLKVEVNNKKINREELERYNIEMMEEDMVRVKLEDVEVRFDGYTAKVYMGKRMIERQCGLCGHYDEEKDNEFLNPKKEYTEDIMEFHKSYLLNDECEIEKDFINEKKHYKVEEEYERKDDFFFDIFEEEEDNRKNRREKEEEMLERTHVMEFSHRVCFSLEPVRVCRKNEEMDEVVDKKVRFTCLPRTSHEARELLHKAQCLDRRMKRSWWEIPPPLGSGGVFQTILEPAKLFHTSVAEKLAPDLSERTKYLILDISDNLRESLYWLGPQLQTSNNFEME from the exons ATGGATGAGCAGCACATCACAATGAGGTTTGCCCTCTTAGCCCTTGTTGGTGTGGCCCTCGGGGTCCACCACACCTTGGATCAGAACCTTTTGAAGCCGCGCAAGGAATACATCTTCCGCTTCGAAGGAGATGTCCACTCCGGCATCCCTCTTCCCACCGAGAGCGAGATCTCTCGCATCGAAGCACTCGTTCACGTTCAAACACCTGACGATCATAACGCTCTACTGAAACTGAGAGAGATCCGTTTTGCTACTGGAAAGGACGAGCGCAAGGAGAACTTCAAGAACATCGAAGATTTGCAGATCCACGAGATCACCAAGAAGCACATGGAGCTTCTGGAACTGCCAGTGAAATTCGGCTACAGAGACGGTATGGTCTCCGAGCTGCAATTCCACAGCAATGATGAGACGTGGTCCAAGAACGTGAAGCGCTCAATCATCAACATGCTCCAGTTGAACCTGCACAAGATGGGTCGCACCGAGGAGATGAACAGGATGGAGAGATACGAGAACGTGCGCGAGAACGACAACGACTACTTCACTGCCACCGAGAGAACGATCGAAGGTGAGTGTGAGGTAGCCTACACCATTATCAAGAAGGAGCACGTCACTGAAGTTACCAAGTCCGTCAACTTCAACAAGTGCACCAAGCGCCCGATCACCAAGTACAACTTCCGCCACCAGACGGAGTGCCGTGACTGCAAAGAGACTGATTTCTTCGAGCCGAACACCGTCTACACGTATGAGCTCGAGAGAGACGGAATCAAGAGCGTCGAGGTTCGCTCCGTCTACACCATCACCGTTGAGAATCAGCCAGTGATGAAGACTGAGGTGCGCTCTCGAATGAATCTCGAGGAGACAAAGGAAATCCATCGCGAGTTTGAATGGAGCAATGGCAAAAAGGAGTCGCTCATCTACTCCAACGAAATGGAGCGAAACATCGAACGATTCTACAAGGAGGGAGACGAAGTCGAAGTCCGCCCTTACGAACATGTTAAGGATAAGTTCGAAGAAATCCGTAAGCTTGTTGACGAGATCAAAGAGATGAAGGAGGAAACGCAGGAAACAACCCATATGCTTTCACGTCTAGTGTTCATGCTCCGTATGTGCACTGTCGAGGAGCTCAACATGGTGCACAACAAGATCTACAGGAACGTCGACATCCGCATGAAGAAGATGATCGAGCACTGCCTCTCGATTGCTGGAACCAAAAATACCATCACTCATCTGCTGCATCACATGCAAAAGGAGGAGATCGAAACCTACAGAGTTGTGCACATCCTGAAGTCCATCCAGGAAACTCCCTTCCCATCTCCTAGGATCGTCGAAGAGCTCATTCGCTTCGCCGAGACCGAATTTGTCAGACGTTCACCTGTCATTCGCCAGACTGTCTGGCTTACCATCGGATCCGTGATGCGTGGCGTCGTCGGCGAAACCAAGGAAGAGCATATTGTGAAGGAGGAAAGGCGTGACCTCAAGCACAAATACCTCCAGATTATCATGAGGGAGTACGCAAAGGCCGAGACTATCTACGAGAAGATCCTCTACCTGAAGTCCCTGGCCAATGCAGGAATCGACCTCTCAGTCTATGAGCTTGAGAAGATCATCCTGAACAAACACGAAGAGCTACCTGTCCGCATGGAGGCAATTGATGCTCTCCGTCTCCTCAGAGAGTCGATGCCACGAAAGATTCAGTCGATTCTTATGCCCGTCTACAAGAGCCGTCACGAGCATCCCGAGCTGAGAATGGCTGCCCTGGTCCGCATCATGCACACTCTGCCGCGCCAGCCAGTCATCGTCCAGATCATCTCCACGATGGAGCGTGAGCCGAACCATCATGTTGCCGCCTTCACCTACGACCTCCTCAACTCCTTCGCCAAGTCGACTCACACTTGCTACAAGAAGCTTGCCCAGGAGATTCGCCCACTTCTTAGCATCACCCGCTACGTACGTGGAGAGCGCATGCTCACCAGCACTTACAAGTACATGCCAATGTTCACTGAGGATATGCTGACCGGCATCAACATGGACTTCGCCACCATCTTCGGAAAGAACTCGGTCTGGCCAAAGGAGCTGATGATGTCTCTCGACAGCGTCTTCAACGGAATGTGGAACAAGTATCTCTTCCAGCTGGGATTCTCGCAGCAGAACATTGAGAAACTCGTCGAAAAGATCACTGACAAGCTCCAGAGAATGGAAAGGGAAGAATCTAACACCGTTGTTCGCGGACGCCGCATTCGTGAATCCCTGAACATCCTGAAGGAGATTGCCAAGAAGCTCAACATCCGCCCACGTGTCACTGATCACAGAACCCCCCATGTCATGCTCTACCTCCGCTACAAGGACATGGACTATGCCGTGCTTCCACTCGACGAGAAAATGATCGAGGAACTTGTGGAGAAATACATCAGAGAGGGAAGACTTGAGAGGAAGGAGCTTGACCGACTCTTCAACCGCGAACCTGAATTCCACCTACACACATTCACGTACCTCTATGAGACGATCAGGAGGGTCCCAACCACCCTTGGTCTTCCGCTCATTTTCAAGTGCAAGTTGCCAACTGTCATGTCCGCTGAAGGAGAATTCACGCTGGAGAAGATAACCGACGGACTCCGTGTTCGCATGAACACTCAGCCAGCCCTTGCCTCCACTCAAGTGAGTGAGATGAGAGTGTGGAACCCGCTCTACGAGCAAGGCGTTAAGATTGTCCGCTCCGTCGAAGCTCGTCTCCCACTCGATTTTGTCCTGGAAATGACCTACAACAAGGAATTCGAGCTCAAATATACCATGAACATCCCAACCGAAGAGAAGACTCTTCTACACGTGATGACTCGTCCAGTCGTCTTCTTCCGCTTCCTCAGCGGCGAGAAGAACCACTTCCGTGAGGCTAGGCAGAGGACCGTGGTCATTCCACAATGGGAGAGGCTCCACAACGAAGAGGAGAAGGTCATCGTGTTCTCTGGAATGAAGGCCGTCCTTCGCGGAAACTGGCACAAGAACTGGAACATGCGCAACGTACTTCTCGAAGAGTCCGACTGGGAGCTGGTAATGGTTCCAACACGTGATACTCCCAGAAAGATCCGCTTCCACCTGAACACTGGAAGAATCGAGAAGTTCCGCATGGAGAGACCAGACTTCACCAACCTTTTCGACAAGGAGTTTGAGACCGAAACCACCGACTACGAGAGACTTGAGGAGCGCGAACGTCGCGAGACCTTCCACAGAAGAGTTCGTGACATCGAGAGAGCCGAGGGATACAGACACCGCATGAACCTCAAGATTGAAACTGTAGAATCCCCAGTGCAGCACTACGGAGAGGTCGAATTCGTGACTGTTTGCGACGAGGAGCTCCGTTACTGCAAGATGACTGTTGATGGCAAACGCTCTCCCATGAATGAGGAACGCCGTGAGTGGAGATTCCACACTAAGATGCAGCTTGTTCTCCCTCACCGTCCCAAGACTCTCAAGGAACTGAAGGAGCAGATCCACCGCGAAGTTCAGGGACTCGTTGAGATGAGATGGGgagcagaagagaagaacgaAATGAAGATTAAGATTCAGTTGGAGCAGGACAAGGAGCAGAAGAGATGGCTGAGACTGGCCGAGAGGGAGCACAAAGGACTCACTGCCTACGATCTTCTTCTCAGGGCATCTCGTCTCAACCAGCTGAAGACTGTCGTTGAGTACGAACTCActccattctacaagaacttCTTCGAACGCGTCTACAACCTCTTCAGAGGATACACCTTCTGGCACTACAAGATGACAAGGACCAACAACGAACACAATCGCATCTTCCTCAAGATCAATGTTGATCCAGTCAGCCGTGGCCTTATCAACGTTCTTCTGGAAACCCCCAAGGAACGCATGGAGCTGCGCGACTACGTTGTTCCCCAACTCTACCTGCCCACAATTGCTAAGAGAACACTCCGTGACATCCGTGACGAGATGGTAAAGGAACGCATGTGTGAAGTGAAGAGCACTAAGGTCAGGACCTTCGACGACGTCATCTTCCGCGCACCGCTCACCAACTGCTACTCGGTGATCGCCAAGGACTGCACCGAGGAGCCTCGCTTCGTAGTGATGCTCAAGAAGATCAGGAAGGACTCTGACGAGAAG AAGCTGAAGATCATCAATGAGCGCGAAGAAGTCATCACTGTCGAAATGGTTGATGAGAAGCTGAAGGTTGAAGTCAACAACAAGAAGATCAACAGAGAGGAACTTGAAAGATACAA catTGAAATGATGGAGGAAGACATGGTCCGTGTGAAACTCGAGGACGTCGAAGTCCGCTTCGACGGATACACCGCCAAGGTCTACATGGGCAAACGTATGATTGAGAGACAGTGCGGCCTCTGCGGACACTACGATGAGGAG AAGGATAACGAGTTCCTCAACCCGAAGAAGGAGTACACCGAGGACATTATGGAGTTCCACAAGTCGTATCTCCTGAACGACGAG TGCGAAATTGAGAAAGATTTCATCAACGAGAAGAAACACTACAAAGTTGAGGAAGAGTATGAGCGAAAAGAcgacttcttcttcgacaTCTTTGAGGAGGAAGAAGACAACCGAAAGAACAGGAGAGAGAAGGAGGAAG AGATGCTTGAAAGGACCCATGTGATGGAGTTCTCCCACCGCGTATGCTTCTCACTTGAGCCCGTCCGTGTATGCCGCAAGAACGAGGAAATGGACGAGGTAGTTGACAAGAAGGTCCGCTTCACCTGCTTGCCGCGCACATCTCATGAAGCCCGCGAACTCCTCCACAAG GCACAATGTCTTGACCGGCGGATGAAGCGCAGTTGGTGGGAGATTCCTCCACCACTGGGAAGTGGTGGGGTGTTCCAAACCATACTAGAGCCAGCCAAACTATTCCATACCTCGGTGGCAGaaaaattggcaccagacttgtctgagaggacaaAATATCTGATACTTGATATATCAGATAACCTCCGCGAGTCCTTGTATTGGCTAGGCCCGCAATTGCaaacttcaaacaattttgaGATGGAATGA